From a single Calothrix sp. NIES-2098 genomic region:
- a CDS encoding ABC transporter-related protein: MPTMIWMESITKTYHLGEVEVPILKGIQLSIEEGEYVAIMGASGSGKSTLMNILGCLDRPTSGHYIFEGRNLTTYDDDELAYIRNQRIGFVFQQFNLLARATALDNVMLPMVYANLPKPKRRQRALEALERVGLRERVANRPSQLSGGQQQRVAIARALVNRPALVLADEPTGALDTETSHEVMNLLTELNDQGITIVIVTHEPDIAAQTKRIIRVQDGLIVG; this comes from the coding sequence ATGCCCACAATGATTTGGATGGAATCCATTACCAAAACCTACCACTTAGGAGAAGTTGAAGTCCCTATACTTAAAGGAATTCAACTCTCAATTGAAGAAGGAGAATATGTGGCGATTATGGGTGCATCGGGGTCAGGTAAATCCACACTCATGAATATTTTAGGTTGTCTGGATCGTCCAACTTCAGGACATTATATTTTTGAAGGCAGAAACCTCACTACCTATGATGATGATGAATTAGCCTATATTCGTAATCAAAGAATCGGTTTTGTTTTCCAACAATTTAACTTATTGGCAAGAGCAACAGCATTAGACAATGTTATGCTGCCAATGGTTTATGCCAATTTACCCAAGCCAAAACGCCGCCAAAGAGCATTGGAAGCCTTAGAGAGAGTTGGATTAAGAGAGCGTGTTGCTAACCGTCCCAGCCAACTTTCTGGAGGACAACAACAACGAGTAGCTATTGCACGCGCTTTGGTTAACCGACCTGCATTAGTTTTAGCAGACGAACCAACAGGAGCATTAGATACGGAAACTTCCCATGAAGTGATGAATTTATTAACAGAATTAAACGATCAAGGAATTACGATTGTGATTGTTACCCATGAGCCAGATATTGCTGCTCAAACTAAAAGAATTATCCGCGTACAAGATGGTTTAATTGTAGGCTAA
- a CDS encoding RND family efflux transporter MFP subunit — MTIDASNPVDSSALIPEVKRTKGKIRWLPWLLSLVLLGGIGYVIYYQVAVAPTQQARRRVLTQPVERQTLAITVSANGTVKPERSINLSPKNSGILKRLLVKEGDIVKQGQIVAYMDDSNLRGQLTSAQGQLAQAEANLQKAQAGNRPQDIAQAQAQLDEAQANLQKVQAGNRPQDIAQAQARLQSAQAALRKAADNFLRNQQLYNSGGISLQTLNQSRADRDSAQAAVNEAQQALGLQKAGSRSEDIEAARATVAQRQQALALLKAGTRQEDINAARAQVTSARGSLQNIQAQINDTIIRAPFDGVVTKKYADPGAFVTPTTASSDVSSATSSSILALASTNEVVANLAETNISKIRIGQKVTIKADAYPGKIFEGRVRQIAAQSVVTQNVTSFEVRVSLSDPQRLLRSGMNVTTDFQVGQLENALVVPTASVVRRENATGVFVAGEDNKPVFTRIETGVTVNNFTEVKSGLSGDERVLLSFPPGSRPQSTPRGGVFPGLGGGGGRSQGGGGGRSQGGGSP; from the coding sequence ATGACAATTGATGCATCAAACCCTGTAGATTCATCAGCTTTGATTCCTGAAGTCAAGAGAACCAAAGGGAAGATTCGCTGGCTACCCTGGCTGCTCTCCCTTGTACTTTTGGGTGGAATTGGCTACGTAATTTATTACCAGGTAGCTGTCGCTCCTACTCAGCAAGCAAGACGCCGCGTTCTGACACAGCCTGTAGAAAGGCAGACTTTAGCAATTACAGTTTCAGCGAATGGAACGGTAAAACCTGAGAGGTCAATTAACCTCAGCCCGAAAAATTCCGGCATCTTGAAAAGACTTCTGGTGAAGGAAGGAGATATTGTCAAACAAGGGCAGATTGTAGCTTACATGGATGATTCCAATCTGCGAGGACAACTCACCTCTGCCCAAGGACAATTGGCACAAGCTGAGGCAAATCTGCAAAAGGCACAAGCTGGAAATCGTCCTCAAGATATTGCTCAAGCACAGGCACAGCTAGACGAAGCCCAAGCAAATCTACAAAAAGTACAAGCAGGCAATCGCCCTCAGGATATTGCCCAAGCACAAGCACGGTTACAAAGTGCCCAAGCTGCTTTGAGAAAAGCGGCAGACAATTTCCTGCGCAATCAGCAACTTTACAATTCCGGTGGTATTTCTCTTCAGACTTTAAATCAAAGTCGTGCAGATCGTGACAGCGCCCAAGCTGCTGTGAATGAAGCGCAGCAAGCCTTAGGTTTACAAAAAGCTGGGTCGCGTTCAGAAGACATAGAAGCAGCACGCGCTACAGTTGCGCAAAGACAGCAAGCTTTAGCACTTTTAAAAGCCGGAACTCGCCAAGAAGACATCAACGCCGCCCGCGCCCAGGTGACATCTGCGCGTGGTTCCTTGCAAAATATCCAAGCCCAAATCAATGACACGATTATTCGCGCCCCATTTGATGGGGTGGTGACAAAGAAATACGCCGATCCTGGGGCTTTTGTAACTCCCACAACTGCTAGTAGTGACGTATCTTCTGCGACTTCTTCTTCGATTTTGGCTTTGGCTTCGACCAATGAAGTTGTAGCAAATTTAGCCGAAACTAATATTTCCAAAATTCGCATTGGTCAGAAAGTGACGATTAAAGCCGATGCTTATCCAGGAAAAATATTTGAAGGTAGAGTTAGACAAATCGCTGCCCAATCTGTAGTTACGCAAAACGTTACCAGTTTTGAAGTGCGAGTATCGCTCTCAGATCCTCAAAGGTTACTGCGGTCTGGGATGAATGTGACCACAGATTTCCAAGTCGGTCAATTGGAGAATGCGCTGGTAGTGCCTACAGCCTCAGTTGTCCGCCGAGAAAATGCGACGGGTGTATTTGTGGCAGGAGAAGATAATAAACCTGTATTTACTCGGATCGAAACGGGCGTAACAGTCAATAACTTTACCGAAGTTAAGTCTGGACTATCAGGAGACGAGAGAGTATTGCTCAGTTTTCCACCAGGTTCAAGACCGCAATCAACACCCAGAGGCGGGGTTTTCCCCGGCTTAGGCGGTGGTGGCGGACGTTCTCAAGGTGGTGGTGGTGGACGTTCTCAAGGCGGTGGTTCTCCTTAA
- a CDS encoding response regulator receiver protein DevR has product MKTVLIVEDDLINARVFSKILTKRGGLDVKHTENVEEVIKIAQSGDADLILMDVSLSRSVYQGKSVDGIKITQMLKADPKTANLPVILVTAHAMEGDRENFLKQSGADGYISKPVVDHQLFVDQILALLPTQ; this is encoded by the coding sequence ATGAAAACTGTTTTGATTGTAGAAGACGATCTGATCAATGCTCGCGTTTTTTCCAAAATTTTGACCAAGCGCGGTGGCTTAGATGTTAAACATACAGAAAATGTGGAAGAAGTAATCAAAATTGCCCAATCTGGTGATGCAGACCTTATTTTAATGGATGTTTCTCTTTCGCGAAGTGTTTACCAGGGTAAATCTGTTGATGGTATCAAAATTACACAAATGTTAAAAGCTGACCCAAAAACAGCAAACTTACCTGTGATTCTGGTTACTGCTCACGCTATGGAAGGCGATCGCGAGAACTTCTTGAAACAAAGCGGTGCTGATGGGTACATCTCTAAGCCTGTAGTTGACCATCAACTTTTTGTTGACCAAATCCTGGCACTTTTACCCACACAATGA
- a CDS encoding DNA gyrase subunit A has product MAKQLNLLSTGQVITTALHTEMQRSYLEYAMSVIVGRALPDVRDGLKPVHRRILYAMHELGLTPDRPYRKCARVVGDVLGKYHPHGDQAVYDALVRLVQEFSSRYPLLAGHGNFGSVDNDPPAAMRYTETRLAAIGHEGMLTEIGEETVEFIGNFDNSQQEPTVLPAQLPFLLLNGCAGIAVGMATNIPPHNLGEVVDGLIALIDSPDLSDEKLFELIPGPDFPTGGEIIGDAGIKEAYTTGKGGIVLRGVATLEEIAPSRGSKRRTAIIVTELPYQVNKAGWIEKVAELVNQGRLQGISDIRDESDREGMRVVIELKRDTNPQEILQHLYHQTALQTNFGAILLALVDGQPRQLSLRQLLLEFLSFREQTLNRRYSYELGKAESRLHLVEGLLLALSNVDTVIEILRQAADGSTAKINLCSRLNLSEVQADAILAMPLRRLTSLEQQNLQQEFEQLTEQINLLRRLLSDRKELLKALKKDLRSLKRKYSDPRRTKLVPFTAEIRKPEDKGRVRQPTEEDEDFSQPSAPAEETILEFTQRGYVRRIQPNGKKSKAENGLNDNDFIIQTQLTDTAKDLLVLTSGGKVYPVTVGEIPLITGRSPKGRPLITMLSNTAQGTQEAVVNRFVLPENSETTQLILLTKQGRIKRLSLEELTNLTRRGVTIVKLKDDDELLFSQFTTTGKHLIVASSSGRLLKFPVNDEQLPIMGRAAMGLQALRMLKHQQMVGCVTVNEQEDLLLVTEEGYAKRFPVSQMRSANRGDLGTQYVKFTTKTDNLAGMVAAIASAEVALVTNKERVVRIPLETVPLLTRDTKGESILQLNRDEKIITVVEVRQ; this is encoded by the coding sequence ATGGCAAAACAGTTAAACCTTCTCTCAACGGGACAGGTAATCACCACAGCCCTGCACACTGAGATGCAACGGTCTTACCTAGAATATGCCATGAGCGTAATTGTAGGACGAGCGTTGCCAGATGTGCGTGATGGCTTAAAGCCAGTCCATCGGCGTATTTTATACGCCATGCACGAACTGGGACTAACACCAGATAGACCCTATCGGAAATGTGCCCGTGTCGTGGGGGATGTGTTAGGTAAGTACCATCCCCACGGCGACCAAGCAGTTTACGATGCTTTAGTGCGGTTAGTGCAGGAATTTTCTAGCCGCTATCCCTTACTCGCCGGACATGGTAACTTTGGCAGCGTTGACAATGACCCGCCAGCAGCAATGCGTTATACAGAAACGCGCCTCGCCGCCATTGGTCATGAGGGAATGCTGACAGAAATTGGTGAAGAAACTGTAGAATTTATCGGTAACTTCGATAATTCCCAACAAGAACCAACAGTTTTACCCGCACAGTTACCATTCTTATTACTTAATGGCTGTGCGGGTATTGCTGTGGGAATGGCAACGAATATTCCCCCACATAATTTAGGGGAAGTTGTTGATGGTTTAATCGCTTTAATCGACAGCCCAGATTTATCAGATGAAAAATTATTCGAGCTAATTCCCGGCCCAGATTTTCCCACTGGCGGAGAAATTATTGGTGATGCAGGAATTAAAGAAGCATACACCACAGGTAAGGGTGGGATTGTATTGCGGGGAGTTGCAACCCTAGAAGAGATAGCCCCATCTCGTGGGAGCAAGCGACGCACAGCAATTATTGTCACAGAATTACCATATCAAGTAAATAAAGCAGGCTGGATTGAGAAAGTAGCCGAATTAGTCAATCAAGGTCGCTTGCAGGGAATTTCGGATATTCGCGACGAAAGCGATCGCGAAGGAATGCGCGTCGTCATCGAACTCAAACGCGATACCAATCCCCAAGAAATACTCCAGCATTTGTATCACCAAACCGCTTTACAAACAAACTTTGGGGCGATTTTGTTAGCGTTGGTAGATGGACAACCTCGCCAGTTAAGCTTGCGCCAGCTGTTACTAGAATTTTTAAGTTTCCGCGAGCAAACCCTCAACCGTCGCTACAGTTACGAATTAGGTAAAGCCGAAAGTCGCCTGCATTTGGTAGAGGGTTTACTCTTAGCTTTGTCTAACGTAGATACCGTCATTGAAATTTTGCGCCAAGCAGCTGATGGTAGCACCGCAAAAATTAACCTGTGTAGCCGATTAAATTTGAGTGAAGTCCAAGCAGATGCAATTTTAGCTATGCCATTGCGTCGCTTAACAAGTTTAGAACAACAAAATTTGCAGCAAGAGTTTGAGCAACTCACAGAGCAAATTAATTTATTGCGCAGATTACTCAGCGATCGCAAGGAATTACTCAAAGCGCTGAAAAAAGATTTGCGATCGCTCAAGCGTAAATATAGCGATCCGCGTCGTACTAAACTCGTACCTTTCACTGCGGAAATCAGAAAACCAGAAGATAAAGGGAGAGTTCGTCAGCCTACAGAAGAAGATGAGGATTTTTCTCAACCATCCGCACCCGCAGAAGAAACAATTTTAGAGTTTACCCAACGGGGATATGTGCGCCGGATTCAGCCCAATGGGAAAAAATCTAAAGCTGAAAACGGTCTGAATGATAACGACTTCATCATCCAAACTCAGTTAACTGACACAGCAAAAGATCTGTTAGTACTAACCAGTGGCGGTAAAGTCTACCCGGTGACGGTAGGAGAGATTCCCCTAATCACTGGGCGTTCTCCCAAAGGAAGACCACTGATTACCATGCTGAGTAATACAGCTCAAGGTACTCAAGAAGCTGTTGTCAATCGCTTTGTGCTACCAGAAAATTCGGAAACTACTCAGCTAATTCTGTTGACGAAACAAGGAAGAATTAAACGCTTGTCTTTGGAAGAATTAACAAACCTGACTCGTCGGGGAGTAACGATTGTCAAACTCAAAGACGATGATGAATTATTGTTTAGTCAATTTACTACTACAGGTAAACATCTGATCGTCGCCAGTTCCAGCGGACGCTTATTGAAATTTCCCGTAAATGACGAACAACTACCGATCATGGGTCGTGCTGCAATGGGACTACAAGCCTTACGAATGCTGAAACATCAGCAAATGGTTGGCTGTGTCACGGTGAACGAACAAGAAGATTTGTTGTTAGTTACCGAAGAAGGATATGCCAAACGTTTTCCTGTAAGTCAGATGAGATCTGCCAATAGAGGAGATTTAGGCACGCAATACGTAAAATTCACCACCAAAACTGATAATTTAGCCGGAATGGTCGCCGCGATCGCCTCTGCGGAAGTAGCGTTAGTCACTAATAAAGAACGGGTAGTGCGTATACCTCTGGAAACAGTACCTTTGTTAACTAGGGATACCAAGGGTGAAAGCATCCTGCAACTCAACCGCGATGAAAAAATTATTACGGTCGTCGAGGTGCGACAGTAG
- a CDS encoding CBS sensor hybrid histidine kinase: MSAIKSNGDAESRGFQRKNEPRSLMSMLQYPLYDFLATVPICVETSTLAIVLEIFEQEQCDRVVIVNQQQCPIGLLHSARLTQKLLAAASGDRFSLQQPLSNSDQALIEPIQTIPAAERVEQFSLFLRYQQTQINHNNLDWALIDSDGKFLGLLDSSRLLRLLAREKVAIDAVSFGDAQDYTTEASQTDVAMATYSQAQILNQQQALYKPLVQLLERLPWPLMLQTGNGEVVAQNPAWWQQLGVLKDPEGVRKQVERILASSLTKQPEYATQKAQKNQPYVTGNGHSLGEQFKLHSGDNGLSLQQKSVVGRLQSTSLPTNNLYEQSTATTSNQCFWDSQGGTCTCIVEVQNGQERVWQFAKISLDSTELKFLNAESEMTLANPESGLASNDLWLVLATDVTEQQQLCKELAAKNADLIQLNRLKDEFLACISHELKTPLTAVLGLSRLLVDRQLGELNERQARYAGLIHQSGRHLMSVVNDILDLTRMETGQMNLTLAPVNILAVCDRALSEAKAIHTQTGKTKAASQTQVESSGDHRFSLTIEPGIKQMVADELRLRQMLVHLLSNAFKFTEVSGEIGLKVSHWEGWIAFTVWDTGIGIPEHQQHLIFQKFQQLENPLTRQFEGTGLGLVLTRALARLHGGDVSFLSREGKGSQFTLLLPPSPPKTSFTEQEEENIEDEDIETVNTNTRSLTPSARQRVNTSAQHHSVSSQRLVLVVEAVARYIEDLTEQLKALGYRVVIARSGTEAVEKARRLQPKAVFLNPLLPLLSGWDVLTLVKSDPATRHIPLIVTATGAEKEQAFANRADGFLSLPVQSQALAPLLESLCATPTTQQSGLDSNETSVSTTPLRILRLVNPELESINPHSLLREHRVIEVDDLDQAELLARVWQFDVVLLDVESPTAQTYLQQLSQHPRLAALPLVTCDVITTLAASQIPGLSVFPCLQPLGKDNNSSSSKPDALLSVLQIAAGICCPPNILVVDVTMLRDLPQVRRKQKNSSLNSEERGSEWFQALIQYLQTAGLKAAMGSCWTEVLQQIRHQSVDLLLICLSESSIHKEVLKALKALGDLPFNLPPILVLDRRLNRAQAIAHSQSKISQQLIEKQKKNSWETLENIANEISAQILPRSISMEDLLNEVHQALSANPHEEKL, encoded by the coding sequence ATGAGCGCCATCAAATCCAACGGTGATGCTGAGTCCAGAGGCTTCCAGAGGAAGAATGAACCCCGAAGCCTTATGTCAATGCTACAGTACCCGCTTTATGACTTTCTAGCAACCGTACCTATCTGCGTAGAAACAAGTACTCTGGCAATAGTGCTGGAAATTTTTGAGCAAGAGCAGTGCGATCGCGTGGTAATAGTAAATCAGCAGCAATGCCCGATTGGGTTGCTGCACTCTGCCAGGTTGACCCAAAAATTGCTGGCAGCAGCTAGTGGCGATCGCTTTTCTTTACAGCAGCCATTATCAAATTCCGATCAAGCGCTGATTGAGCCAATCCAAACCATCCCCGCCGCCGAACGGGTAGAGCAATTTAGCTTGTTTTTGCGTTATCAACAAACTCAAATTAACCATAATAATTTAGATTGGGCACTCATTGACTCCGACGGCAAATTTTTGGGTTTGCTAGATAGCTCAAGGTTGTTGCGATTGTTAGCTAGGGAAAAAGTAGCAATTGATGCAGTATCTTTTGGCGATGCTCAAGATTACACAACGGAAGCCAGCCAAACCGATGTGGCGATGGCAACTTACTCACAAGCACAAATACTCAATCAGCAGCAAGCTCTATATAAGCCACTAGTGCAATTGTTAGAACGCTTGCCCTGGCCTTTGATGCTACAAACTGGTAATGGCGAGGTGGTAGCACAAAATCCAGCATGGTGGCAGCAATTGGGAGTGTTAAAAGATCCCGAAGGAGTCAGAAAACAAGTAGAAAGGATACTTGCCTCCTCTTTAACCAAACAGCCAGAATATGCCACACAAAAAGCCCAGAAAAATCAGCCCTATGTAACAGGAAATGGGCATAGTTTGGGAGAACAATTCAAACTGCATTCCGGAGATAATGGCTTATCACTACAACAGAAAAGTGTGGTTGGTCGGTTGCAATCTACCTCCTTACCTACAAACAACCTGTACGAGCAAAGTACAGCGACTACATCCAATCAGTGTTTTTGGGATAGTCAAGGAGGTACTTGCACCTGCATTGTGGAAGTGCAAAATGGTCAAGAGCGAGTTTGGCAGTTTGCCAAAATTTCTTTAGATAGTACGGAATTGAAATTCTTGAATGCTGAGTCAGAAATGACGCTGGCTAATCCAGAATCAGGACTTGCTAGTAACGATCTGTGGCTAGTGTTAGCTACTGATGTGACCGAGCAACAGCAGCTGTGTAAAGAATTGGCAGCGAAAAATGCCGATCTAATTCAATTGAATCGGTTAAAAGATGAGTTTTTAGCTTGCATTAGTCATGAACTCAAGACCCCTTTGACTGCGGTATTAGGATTATCGCGATTGTTAGTCGATCGCCAGTTAGGGGAATTAAACGAACGTCAAGCCCGTTATGCTGGACTGATTCATCAAAGCGGACGGCATTTGATGAGTGTAGTCAATGACATTTTAGATTTAACTCGCATGGAAACAGGGCAGATGAATCTGACCCTAGCTCCAGTGAATATTCTTGCCGTGTGCGATCGCGCTTTATCTGAAGCCAAAGCTATTCACACGCAAACAGGTAAAACCAAAGCTGCCAGCCAAACTCAAGTAGAAAGTTCTGGCGATCATCGCTTCTCGCTGACAATTGAACCAGGAATCAAGCAGATGGTAGCGGATGAATTACGTCTGCGACAAATGTTGGTACATCTGCTTTCTAATGCCTTTAAGTTTACTGAAGTCTCCGGCGAAATTGGCTTAAAGGTGAGTCATTGGGAAGGGTGGATTGCTTTTACAGTCTGGGATACAGGTATTGGCATTCCAGAACACCAGCAACATTTAATATTTCAAAAATTTCAACAACTAGAAAATCCCCTGACTCGCCAATTTGAAGGCACAGGTTTAGGACTAGTACTCACTAGAGCTTTAGCACGCCTCCACGGTGGTGATGTCAGCTTCTTGTCGCGGGAAGGTAAAGGTAGCCAATTTACACTGCTGTTACCACCTAGCCCTCCTAAAACAAGCTTTACCGAGCAAGAAGAAGAAAATATAGAAGATGAAGATATTGAAACAGTTAATACTAATACAAGAAGCTTAACTCCATCAGCGCGTCAGCGAGTCAACACATCTGCACAACATCATTCGGTGTCATCACAAAGGTTGGTGTTGGTAGTTGAGGCAGTAGCTCGGTATATTGAAGACTTAACCGAACAACTCAAAGCTTTAGGATATCGCGTAGTGATTGCTCGCTCTGGCACAGAGGCCGTAGAAAAAGCTCGACGCCTGCAACCAAAAGCTGTATTCTTAAATCCCTTACTACCTTTATTATCGGGATGGGATGTACTGACCTTAGTCAAATCCGATCCTGCAACTCGCCACATTCCCTTAATTGTGACAGCGACAGGCGCAGAAAAGGAGCAAGCATTTGCCAATCGCGCTGATGGTTTCTTAAGCCTACCCGTACAGTCTCAGGCGTTAGCACCACTATTAGAAAGTCTATGTGCTACACCAACAACTCAGCAATCGGGATTAGACAGTAATGAAACTTCCGTTAGCACAACCCCACTGCGAATTTTGAGATTGGTCAATCCAGAGTTGGAATCAATTAATCCCCACTCTTTATTGCGAGAACACCGAGTTATCGAAGTAGATGACTTAGATCAGGCAGAACTTTTGGCGAGAGTTTGGCAGTTTGATGTAGTTTTGCTGGATGTAGAAAGCCCTACCGCCCAAACTTACCTGCAACAACTCAGTCAGCACCCGCGATTGGCGGCCTTACCTTTAGTGACTTGCGATGTTATCACTACCTTAGCAGCTTCTCAAATACCTGGTTTGTCTGTATTTCCCTGCTTACAACCATTAGGCAAAGACAACAATAGCAGTAGCAGCAAACCTGATGCTTTATTATCAGTGCTGCAAATTGCTGCTGGTATATGTTGTCCACCAAATATTTTAGTGGTGGATGTCACAATGTTACGAGATTTGCCCCAGGTAAGACGCAAGCAAAAAAACTCATCGCTGAATAGTGAAGAAAGAGGATCGGAGTGGTTTCAAGCTTTAATTCAATATCTGCAAACAGCAGGTTTAAAAGCCGCAATGGGTAGTTGTTGGACAGAAGTATTACAACAAATTCGCCATCAAAGTGTAGATTTGTTGCTCATCTGCTTGAGCGAATCTTCTATTCATAAAGAAGTACTCAAAGCATTGAAAGCATTGGGAGATTTACCTTTCAATTTGCCACCAATTTTAGTACTCGATCGGAGATTGAATCGTGCGCAAGCGATCGCCCATTCTCAGTCTAAAATCTCTCAGCAATTAATTGAGAAACAAAAAAAGAATAGCTGGGAAACTCTAGAAAATATAGCGAATGAGATTTCTGCCCAAATTTTACCTCGCTCAATTTCAATGGAAGACTTGTTAAACGAGGTACATCAAGCTTTGAGTGCCAATCCTCACGAGGAAAAGCTTTAA
- a CDS encoding KaiA family protein, producing the protein MLLPILIFPANVQKYLYKQPTLAIKEILTKWIKNLVFGTSSNQLLFLSLNTIDVNHINYLRKWFLFNLNEISTQKYSYVFASYKQKHQSFQQMDKDDREALLKEIKSNYREILINYFTTEKTLKEKIDKFINVVFCANIPVPQIIEIHMEIIEELAKQLRLEGRSDEALLDYRLTLIDILAHLCETYRCSIYK; encoded by the coding sequence ATGTTATTACCAATATTAATTTTTCCAGCAAATGTTCAAAAATATTTATATAAGCAACCAACCTTAGCCATTAAAGAAATATTAACTAAGTGGATAAAGAATTTGGTTTTCGGCACTAGCAGTAACCAGCTTTTATTCCTATCTTTGAATACGATTGATGTTAATCATATTAATTATCTAAGAAAGTGGTTTCTATTCAACCTTAATGAAATATCCACTCAAAAATATAGCTATGTATTCGCATCTTATAAGCAAAAACACCAGAGTTTTCAGCAGATGGATAAAGATGATCGAGAAGCTTTGTTAAAAGAAATTAAATCCAATTACCGAGAAATACTTATAAATTACTTTACCACAGAGAAAACATTAAAAGAAAAAATTGATAAATTCATCAATGTAGTATTTTGTGCTAATATTCCTGTGCCGCAAATCATAGAAATACACATGGAGATAATTGAAGAACTTGCCAAACAGCTAAGATTAGAAGGCAGGAGCGACGAAGCACTACTAGATTACCGTCTGACATTAATAGATATTCTGGCTCACCTGTGTGAAACTTATAGGTGTTCGATATATAAATAA
- a CDS encoding circadian clock protein KaiB codes for MNQARKTYVLKLYVAGNTPNSIRALKTLKDILDQEFKGVYALKVIDVLKSPQLAEEDKILATPTLSKILPPPVRKIIGDLSDRERVLIGLDLLYEELSEEGWEE; via the coding sequence ATGAATCAAGCCAGAAAGACGTATGTTCTGAAGCTATACGTGGCCGGGAACACACCTAACTCAATACGGGCATTAAAAACACTAAAAGATATTTTAGACCAAGAGTTTAAAGGTGTTTATGCTTTAAAAGTCATAGATGTTCTCAAAAGCCCACAACTAGCAGAAGAGGATAAGATATTAGCCACACCAACATTGTCGAAAATTTTGCCTCCTCCAGTTCGCAAGATTATTGGCGATCTTTCAGACAGAGAAAGAGTATTGATTGGATTGGATTTACTTTATGAAGAACTGAGTGAAGAAGGTTGGGAAGAGTAA